A segment of the Gammaproteobacteria bacterium genome:
CGGGTCGCAGCGTATCGGCTCGATACGCATCCACGGCAATGTCCTGGGAGGCGGAGAGAAAGGCTACAGCCAAGGCGAGCACGCCGAATGCCATGGGGGCTTGTTGCGGCGAGCTGTAGGCCATCAACCCCAGAAAAACCATGAGCCCGAGCTGGGCAAGCAGCATCCAGCCCCGCCGCCTTCCTAACCATGGGGGGACATACCGATCCATGATCGGCGACCAGAGAAACTTCAACACATACGGCAAGCCGACTAGACTAAAGATCCCGATGGTGCGGATATCGACCGCCGCAACAGTCAGCCACGCCTGGACGGTACCGGCTGTCAACGCCAGCGGCAGGCCTGAAGCAAACCCAAACAATGGCATGACACCGATGCGGCGATTCAATAACACCGACGGCCATACTGGAGAGTGTTTACCCATCAGTCCAACCTGCCTTTGCGTTTTTCAACAATATGCGTCCAGAAAGTGCCGAACGCACCTTAACGGCGTCGGGATCTCGTGTCAAAATCAGCCTGTGATACCGCAGGAAAGGAAAGACCTATAGCACGTCGGAAAACCAATGGGCTGGGAAATCGAACGAAAGTTTCTCATTCGAAGCAATGAATGGCGCCAACAGGCTTCGGAGGGCGTTTATTACCGCCAGGGATACCTTGCCAACACTGACAAGTGTTCCATTCGGGTGCGGATTGCGGGCGATAAAGGATCATTGAATTTGAAGAGCGCAACGTTCACCGTCACACGCACGGAGTTCGATTATGCGATCCCCCTAGGCGACGCGGAGGCGATATTGAAATATCTCAGCAGTAGACCTCACATCGAAAAAACCCGCTACCTGGTAAAGCACGCTGATCACACATGGGAGATCGATGTCTTCGAGGGAGATAATAAAGGCCTGATTGTCGCTGAGATTGAGCTGACAGATGTCGATGAATCCTTCGAACGGCCGAAATGGCTCGGTGAAGAGGTTTCGGATGATCCGCGCTACTACAACGTATGCCTCGCAAACCACCCGTACAAAGATTGGTAAGTCTCCTCCCCCACAGCTCCGAACTGAAAGCAAACACCTAGACGACCACATCCCCACCACTAGACCTTGGCCGTTTCAAGTTCCTCCTTAGTCATATAATGCTTATCACTTACAGGGCGCATTAATGCATTACTCACGAGTGCAATGGCCAGCAGCGCTGCCATGAGATACATCGTCGTATTGTAGAGATTGCTGGTGGGATCGACGGTTCCCGGTGGCACAATTTCCATGAGTTTTGCGATGGTCACCGTCTTTTGTTGGACCAAGAGTTGCAGCTGGTCCATCCCGGCGCCAAAGGCCGCCGCAAACGTTTGCGGATCGATCTTCTGTACGAGGTCATTGATCGCCCGGTCGATGGATCGCTCGCGCAAAGATGTGATTGCCAAGGGGCCAAGCACCCCTGCGGTGCTCCAGGCCGTAAGCAACCTCCCATGAATGCCACCGACATACTTGGTCCCAAACATGTCCGCAAGATACGCTGGAATGGTTGCGAAGCCGCCGCCGTACATGGTGAAGATGATCATGGTGGCGGCGTAGAAATACACGAGCCAGATGACGACGGGTTGTACGCTCACCTGCTGAGCGGTATAGGGAATCGAACAATAAAGTAGGATACCTAATGCGAAAAAAATCCAATAGGTGTTCTTACGCCCGATAAAGTCAGACGTGCTCGCCCAGAAAAACCGGCCAATCATGTTAAAGACACTGATCATCAACACATAAGTCGCGGCAAACGCCCCGTCTACGACGGAAGGCAGCGTGGTACCGAAGATCTCTGTCATCATCGTCTTGGCGACACCCAGAACGCCAATACCCGCCGTCACGTTAAAGCACAATACAATCCAGAGCTGATAGAACTGCCGGGTTTTGAGCGCCTGATCGATATCCACATGGTGCTGGGTGATCATCTTCGCCGCCGCATGGGCCTCATCCGGTGGCGTCCACCCTTCCGGCTTCCATCCGGGCCGTGGTATGCGGTACGAGAAAGCGGCGATCATCATGACGACAAAATAGACAATGCCCAAGCTAAAAAAGGTCTGAGCAACGCCAACCGTGCCGGTCCCTACCAAGTAGACACCCTCCGGCCCGGGGACGACCATCCGGGCGACCTCGTTGGCACCGACCACCGCCACCTCTTGGAGCTGGCCTGCCACCTCCGCAAAGCGCTTCCCCACTTCAGTCACAAGGTTGACTTGGTCAACGGGGCCCAGGTACTCCGGCGCCCTGTAGTAGAGCTTCAGGAAAAACTCTATGAGTGGCGCCCCGATCATGGCGCCGCCACCGAATCCCATGATGGCCATCCCGGCGGCCATGCCGCGCCGGTCAGGAAACCAGCGAATCAGCGTGGCCACTGGGGAGACATAGCCCAACCCCAGTCCGCAGCCGCCGATGACACCGTAACCCAGGTAAACCAACCACAGCTGATGCAGGAGGATCCCTATCCCTCCGACGATAAAGCCGCCCCCCCAGCCACAAGCGGCCACCACACCCACCATGCGCGGCCCGACTTTTTCGAGCCATCGGCCGGCAAACGCAGCAGCGAGGCCGAGGAAGACGATCGCAACGGTAAAGATCCAAACCACATCTTTCAGCGACCAATCCCCTGAGGCGGGCGTCACAACGCCATAGGCCTTAATCAGCGCCGGATTGAAGATGCTCCAGGCATACACAGATCCGATACAGAGGTGAATAGCAATAGAGGCCGGGGGGACTAGCCAGCGGTTAAAACCCGGCTTGGCAACGATTCTTTCTTTCGATAATAGACCCGCCATGAACAATCTCCTTGGAATCAGTGCCTCTCAGCACCCGTGTTTATTTTTCCACGTAGTGAGTATCCCCCAAGATCATTGAGTCAACACGAGAGCGGGCCTCACGCGGAATTCGATCCCCGGGGCAGAGCATCGCCAATACCACCTCCCAAGTCAAGCAGCGCACAGGCTAGAGAGATTTATTAAGTAGATCTTATAATAACCTGAAAGTTAACAGCTTATACTTGATGCTGCAACGGGGAATGAGGGTCGCCGGTTCGCCAGGCCAAAGGCCGTGCCCCGATGATGGCCGGCCGGAGGGGACCCATAAATACCACAGGTGCTGGCTTTGTGCCTTCTTTGGATGGCCAGCGTCGCCATTGAGTCTCATTCCAGCGCGATATCGCCCTCGATGGTGGAGCTCAAACCGATGTCAGCCACATCGAGGCGCATGGTGGCCTTAAGCCGCTCCTTGCCGCTGATCTTCCCCGCCCTCAATGCATCCCGCACGGCCTCCTCGATCGCGCGTTGTGATGCCACACCGACGCGCTTTAAGAACTTGCGTATCTCCATATTAAAGGTGTCTTCATTCATGACGATCCCCCTAGGTACACACCTCGTCTATCCTACCGATTCGTACGGCGAACGCCTATATTGGTGCGTAAAAATCGTTGCACTTTAAATCAACTATTGCCAAAACCCTGCCGCTCAATTTAGATCATAGGCCGTGCATTCTGAGGACCGGTTCAATATGGCTACCACATCATTAGCGTGGCTCAACGGGCCATTGACTATGATTCGCACCGGAGTCCCAAGAGGCCTGCCCCATCTGTTCTTCATCATGACCCTCGTCCTGGCCGGAGTACCGGGTTTTGCGGATGATACCTTCCTGCGGATTGCTACCACCACCAGTCTTGAAAACTCGGGGCTCCTGGACATCCTAGTCCCAGAGTTTGAGCGCGAAGCCGGTTATCGAGTTCACGTCATTGCCGTCGGCACTGGAAAGGCACTCCGGCTACTGGGCAACGGCGATGTGGATGCCGTGATCGTGCATGCCCGCGAGGCGGAAGAAAAAGTGATTGCGGACGGCTACGGTGTAAACCGCCGCCATGTGATGTATAACGACTTCATAATCGTTGGCCCCAGGGATGACCCCGCGGGCATTGCGGGGCTGACTGACGCGGTGGATGCACTACAACGGATTGCCACGGCCCAAAGCCTATTTGTCTCCCGAGGCGATCAATCAGGAACCCACGCCCGAGAGATGAAGTTGTGGGAATTTGCTGACATCGATCCGTCCGGTACATGGTACCGTGCCAGCGGTCAGGGTATGGGGAAGACCCTACAGATTGTCGGAGAGCTCGATGCATACACCCTGGTCGATCGCGGGACCTGGTTGGCCTATCGGAAGAACAGCCCTTTGATCGTACTCGTTCAGGGCGATGACCGTTTATTTAACCCATACGGGATTATTGCCAGCAATCCGGCAAAATATCCCGATGTCAATTACCGTGCAGCAACCGAATTCATACAATGGATCACAAGAGCGCCCGCACAACGGCTTATCGAAAACTATACCATCGACGGTGAGCAGTTGTTCGTGCCAGCGCTGATTGCGAAGTAAGCCATGAACAGTCTAGCAGACGCCACCCAAAACGCACTGGCCCTACTTTTTGCTGGCGACCGGGAACTATGGACCATCGTCGCTATTTCATTCAGCGTGTCGCTCAGGGCGATCCTGTTCGCGACACCGGCCGCGCTAGTTCTTGCCTTCGCGCTTGCCTATGGTCGCTTTCCGGGGCGCCGGATCCTTATCTCCACGATACACACGCTGCTGGCCATCCCCGCAGTCGTTGTCGGGTTAACCGTGTACCTGCTGTTATCCCGAAGTGGGCCTTTCGGTGACCTACGGCTTTTGTTCACCCAGACCGCCATGATCATTGGCCAAATGATTTTATGTTTTCCGATACTGGTCGCAATGGCTCATGCGGCGTTTCAGTCAACTGATCGGCGAGCTTGGGAAACAGCACTGACACTCGGCGCTGCACCCTGGCGGGCCATGGTCACCCTTATGCACGAGGTTCGATTTGGATTGATCGCTGCGATCGTTGCTGGCTTTGGGCGTATCATCGCTGAGGTCGGGAGTTCCATGATGGTGGGCGGAAACATCCTGCATTATACTCGGAACATTCCGACCGCCATTGCACTCGAAACCAGCAAAGGGGAATTTACCCAAGGTATTGCCCTGGGGATCGTCCTATTGTTATTAGCACTCGTGCTTAACGTCACCTTGACGTTTGTCCAGGGCAAAGGAGAAATAACACCATGAAAAGCCAGGTGCACCGTCTTCTACTTTGCTATTACCATCTCCACAAGCGCATCAGCGGAGATCCTCTATTCGAAATACCGGAACTCCCCTTGCACGAAGGCGAGTGCACTGTGCTGAGCGGCCGAAATGGCGCAGGAAAGACAACACTACTAAAGATTCTGGCAGGGATTAGTGTTCCAGACCAAGGTTACGTGGAATATCACGGGAAACGATACGATTGGCCGCAGGCGGGCCGTTATTGTCGACGGCACACCATCTACCTGCACCAACAACCCTATATGTTCAACGACACTGTGGCAGCAAACATTGATTACGGATTACGTCTGATTGGGATCCAGGCACCCGAGCGCAGGCGTCGGGTTGAGGACGTTTTAGAATGGGGAGGACTCGAGCACCTGGCGACGCGCGACGCACGTGTGCTGTCTTGCGGTGAGAAACAACGGGTCGCCCTTGCGCGGGCGAAGGTGCTATCACCAAGGGCCCTGCTACTTGACGAGCCGACCGCCAGTATGGACAAGGAGGCTTGTGAAAAGGCCTATTTTCTGATTAAACGCCTGTGCACTGAAGGCCTTGCAATCGTTGTCTCTGCGCACGAGGTTTATCCGATCCGGCGGCTTGCCCACCGACACCTGCATTTAGAATCTGGAAAACTCATTGATCAAACGGCCCTTGGCCCGCCAAATTACGCTAGCACGTCATCTACCATCATGAACGAGGAGGAAAATGGCCGCCCCGGGCACGCGATAACCAGTAACATAGCGCAAACGGAGTAGTCTATTGGTGCCATATGCCATCTGAACGCGACGTTAAAGAGATCATCACCGGTGTGATCCTCGCAGGCGGGCGAGCCCAGCGTATGGGCGGGTGCGACAAAGGACTCATCAAGTTACTGGGCAAACCTTTGGTTGAATACGTTATCCGTGCGCTTAAGCCTCAGGTTGCTGAGATGATCATTAACGCCAATCGAAATCGTGAGCGCTATGCAGCCTATGGATATCCGATCATTGCCGATCTGATGGACGGATTCTATGGACCGTTAGCTGGGATGGCGAGCGCCATGCAGGCAGCCAAAACCCCGTACATTGTGACGACACCCTGTGACTCCCCTTTTGTCCCATCCGATTTAGTCAAAAGGCTCTATGGCGGGATCGAGGAACAGGCGGCAGAGATTGCGGTGGCCCACAATGGCGAACGCTTGCAGCCAGTTTTCGCATTGCTCGACCGGAATCTGCAGTCGTCGATCATCGCCTATCTGAAGCGGGGTGAACGAAAGATCGATCGCTGGTACGAAGAACATCGGCTGACCATCGTAGATTTCTCCGATCAACCCAACACATTTGTTAATGTCAACACGCCTGAAGATGTGGAAACCGTCGAAAGTAAACTCATGCAGGTAAGATGATGCTGAATCTTTAGGAAGGCTGTATCGTTAATATAGATGCATCGTATTCGATGAGGCCAAACGAACCATGAGCAAAACAGGAGTCGCGCCAAAGAGGAGTTGCAAGGATGACCACGATAGCAACTCATTGGCCGTGGACGAGGCGCTCAGCAGAATTACGGCGGCGGTACGGCCTGTAAGTGAATCGGAAGTGGTGCCTATTCTAAGTGTACTCGGTCGCGTACTGGCCGAAGATGTCCGTTCGAACATCAATGTGCCCTACAGCACGAACTCCGCCATGGATGGCTACGCGGTGAATGCGATCGATCTGCCCAGCGCAGGGACACGCGAATTGAACGTGATCGGAACCGCTTGGGCCGGCAAACCATTTAAACACCAAGTGGCAAATGGTCAATGTGTGCGCATTATGACCGGAGCCGCTATGCCTCAAGGCACCGATACAGTCATAATCCAAGAACAGGCAGATCGGGAGGGTGATGTGCTTCGCATCGGTGCGGGCCACCGTCGAGGCGAGAACGTGCGGCAAGCTGGCGAAGACATTGCCGTCAATCAAGTCATCTTATCAGCTGGTACACGGATCATGCCTGCGGCATTGGGGCTTCTTGCCTCACTTGGGTCTAGTGAAGTACGAGTAAAACGCCGTGTACGCGTGGCGTATTTTTCCACTGGCGACGAACTTCGTTCCGTGGGTGAACAATTAGATGAAGGCACCATCTTCGACAGCAATCGTTACACGCTTTACAGTATGCTGACTCGCCTTGGTACGGACGCGCTTGATCTGGGCGTGGTCCGCGATCGGCGCGAAGATATCCGTAAAGCCCTGTTAGATGCAGTCGACAAAGCGGACGTTGTGATCACGACCGGTGGTGTTTCAGTCGGTGAAGCCGATCTTGTCAAAGAGCTTCTTGATGTGCTCGGTAAAGTTAGTTTCTGGAACGTCGCTATAAAACCGGGCCGACCATTGGCATTCGGAAAAATAAAAAACAAGAATTTCTTTGGTCTGCCGGGAAATCCGGTGTCGGTGATGGTAACGTTCTATCAATTCGTGCAGCCTGCATTGCGTCGAATAGCCGGAGAGCGCGAAACGAAGCCGCTCACCATCAAGGTTCCCTGTCTATCCAAACTCAGGAAAAAGCCCGGGCGGGTGGAGTATCAGCGGGGTCGACTAGAGCCGGACGATAAAGGACGCCTTGTGGTAAGGAAAACCGGCCCGCAAGGCTCGGGAATTTTGCGCTCCGTGGCTGAAGCCAACTGTTTCATTGTGCTGCCATCTGAGCGCAGCAGCGTAGAACCAAAAACCCTTGTCGATGTACAACCCTTTTTCGGGTTGGTTTAAGAACGGCTGAGCGGTTCATTAGCGTCGCGTATTTTCTTCAACCCAGCGTATACCTTCATCTAAAAACTCGCGCTTCCAAAAGGGTGCGCGAGACTTAAGATCCTCCACGATAAAACGACAGGCTTCAAATGCTGGCGCCCGATGGGCGGACCATACCGCAACCAAAACGATCGGTTCATTGATCTGAATTTCGCCAACACGGTGGATGACCAATGTGTCAAGGAGATCCCAGCGACTGATTGCCTGCTCGCTGATCTCCGTAAGGTGTTTCTCAGTCATACCCGGATAATGTTCTAAGAACATTGATATGACATGAACCCCTTCATTGAAGTCACGCATCGTACCAACGAAAACGGCGGTGGCGCCATATGTTCCTTTATCTGTGAGGACGTCCTGGTAACGACCGAGTTCAACCCAAGGGTTGAATTGACTGTCACGTAGTTCGACCCGCATCGTCATCCTCCAGTCACTGGAGGGAAGAACGCCACTTCATCGCCGTCACCCACTTCAGCATCAGGACGGGCGTACTCCATGTTCACCGCAATGAGAATGTTCTCCGGCAAGGACTCATCTTCTACCACAGCGTCCCACACCTCACGCACCGTCAAAGGGCCTGCCGGCATGATCACCTCTTGGCTGCGCCCTAAGCGCTCGCGAAGATTTGCAAAGAATTTTACAGTGACGGCCACTAACAGACATTCCCATTTACATAACAGTATATTAGCTCGTATCATTTAGATACGTATTGGTAATTCACGGTTTATTTTACCGTCAACACCTAGCTAGCATTAACGTATATTAGCGTACCCGAGACACGGGCCCTAGCGTCAGTGATTTTAAAAAAGTGGCGAAACTGACCCATTTCAACCGCAAGGGTGAAGCCCAAATGGTAGACGTTGGCACAAAGACGGCTACCCGGCGCGTGGCGATCGCCGAAGGGCAGATTTTGATGCACCCTGAAACCGTGAGACTCATTCGGGAGGGCGGTCACAAAAAAGGGGACGTCTTGGCTGTTGCACGCATCGCAGGCATCATGGCCGCGAAGAAAACGGCCGAACTAATCCCATTGTGCCATCCATTGATGCTTACCCACGTCGAAGTCGAATTGCAAACTCGGCTTCAGGAAAACTGCGTCCACTGTCAAGCCCGCGTGGAGACACACGATAAAACCGGCGTTGAGATGGAGGCCCTTTCCGCCGTACAGACTGCGTTGCTAACAGTCTATGATATGTGCAAGTCCGTCGATCGAGGGATGACGATCGAATCGGTCCGCCTTATTGAAAAGTCAGGCGGCTCGTCTGGCACATGGACACGCAAGGAAGAAGACTAGCGTTCTACCGGTTGTACACAATAGAGCCGCCACACTAATCATATTTGATGTATTTGAAACGCGGATCGTCGGGCGTCCCCTCCAATGGGCTTCCGTCCTCGCTACCCGGCTGCCACATGACGACGGATTCTATTTTCTCAGCTAGGGCGAAGTCCTTATCAGTGATTCCTTTGGCTGCATGGTTCTTCAACTTTACGATGACAAAGGCATATGACGCTGTGATATCCGGGTGATGAAAGCCAGCTTCCGCCAAGTGTCCCACCGTATTGATGACCATTAAAGTACCCTTCCAACCACTCGTTTTATATTTACGACGAATCCAACCGTCTTCAAGATACCATTTTGGCACTTCATCTTTTAGTTTCGCTTCAACCTCTTGATCCGTGTATACCCGTTCCTCCTTAACTTCTCTCATTTTAGCCATAAGTAACCCTCCTATTGCGGATAAGCCATCGATCGCTCAAAGGCGCCCAATCTTCCTTCAGCACGACGTAGTCCCAATGGCCGACCACGCGCCTCCCTGATGCGCGCACGAATAGCTGCGACAGCCTCTTCATCCAAACCTGCTGTTCTCAGTCCACCGGTACACAAAGCGCCGCGAAATCCTAGATAATCGGGCTCCAACGCTAAAAGCGGCACAATATCGTCGCTACGCAGGGAGCCAGCAAGACCACACACAAGTCTGCAAGCGCGCGCCTCCTGGACAAATTGTAGCAGAACATCATCGCTGATCCGCTCACGAAGCGAGCCCTTTGCTTTCTGTGCGGTATCCACCATGACACCCCAAACACCCATATCCGCGAGTCGAGACAATGTACTCAAGCGAATGCCGATGTCTGCAAACAGCACCGCCACGATCCGAACACCTTGATGAGCCTCCAAGCGCAATCCATTTAGCAAATCGCGTCCAATGTGCGGAGCGAAAAAACCAACCTTGACGATATCCACCCCGGTCGCGGCCGTGTTGGACACGGCTGGCAGAACGATGTCCCTTTCCATGGGCAAATCACCGACCGTGGCGCTCACAAGGCATTGTCTTTTCACCAGGGATACCACTTGCCGCATAAGGTCTGTTGCCACGGCACCCAGCGCACCTTGAGAAGCGTCCTTCAAATCAATGACGTCCGCCCCACCCGCCAGCACGATGCGCGCCTCGTCTAGAGAAGCGACGCTCGCCAGCATACCGGTCATGCCGCATCCCCCGCACTTGCGCCATCACGCCTGAAACTGTTGATCTTTTCCATCAGCCAATCCCACGCCCGTCGTTCTTTGTCACCGGCCGTTTTATCAATCGCGATGGAAAGGTAACGGATCTCTTTGTCAATTTTGTCATCAGGTAGCATGCCCAGACGGCTCACAAGGATCGCCGCCTCAATGACCGCCGCCTGGGCTCTATTA
Coding sequences within it:
- a CDS encoding CYTH domain-containing protein: MGWEIERKFLIRSNEWRQQASEGVYYRQGYLANTDKCSIRVRIAGDKGSLNLKSATFTVTRTEFDYAIPLGDAEAILKYLSSRPHIEKTRYLVKHADHTWEIDVFEGDNKGLIVAEIELTDVDESFERPKWLGEEVSDDPRYYNVCLANHPYKDW
- a CDS encoding OFA family MFS transporter, which translates into the protein MAGLLSKERIVAKPGFNRWLVPPASIAIHLCIGSVYAWSIFNPALIKAYGVVTPASGDWSLKDVVWIFTVAIVFLGLAAAFAGRWLEKVGPRMVGVVAACGWGGGFIVGGIGILLHQLWLVYLGYGVIGGCGLGLGYVSPVATLIRWFPDRRGMAAGMAIMGFGGGAMIGAPLIEFFLKLYYRAPEYLGPVDQVNLVTEVGKRFAEVAGQLQEVAVVGANEVARMVVPGPEGVYLVGTGTVGVAQTFFSLGIVYFVVMMIAAFSYRIPRPGWKPEGWTPPDEAHAAAKMITQHHVDIDQALKTRQFYQLWIVLCFNVTAGIGVLGVAKTMMTEIFGTTLPSVVDGAFAATYVLMISVFNMIGRFFWASTSDFIGRKNTYWIFFALGILLYCSIPYTAQQVSVQPVVIWLVYFYAATMIIFTMYGGGFATIPAYLADMFGTKYVGGIHGRLLTAWSTAGVLGPLAITSLRERSIDRAINDLVQKIDPQTFAAAFGAGMDQLQLLVQQKTVTIAKLMEIVPPGTVDPTSNLYNTTMYLMAALLAIALVSNALMRPVSDKHYMTKEELETAKV
- a CDS encoding DUF6494 family protein; the encoded protein is MNEDTFNMEIRKFLKRVGVASQRAIEEAVRDALRAGKISGKERLKATMRLDVADIGLSSTIEGDIALE
- a CDS encoding substrate-binding domain-containing protein, whose amino-acid sequence is MATTSLAWLNGPLTMIRTGVPRGLPHLFFIMTLVLAGVPGFADDTFLRIATTTSLENSGLLDILVPEFEREAGYRVHVIAVGTGKALRLLGNGDVDAVIVHAREAEEKVIADGYGVNRRHVMYNDFIIVGPRDDPAGIAGLTDAVDALQRIATAQSLFVSRGDQSGTHAREMKLWEFADIDPSGTWYRASGQGMGKTLQIVGELDAYTLVDRGTWLAYRKNSPLIVLVQGDDRLFNPYGIIASNPAKYPDVNYRAATEFIQWITRAPAQRLIENYTIDGEQLFVPALIAK
- a CDS encoding ABC transporter permease, which encodes MNSLADATQNALALLFAGDRELWTIVAISFSVSLRAILFATPAALVLAFALAYGRFPGRRILISTIHTLLAIPAVVVGLTVYLLLSRSGPFGDLRLLFTQTAMIIGQMILCFPILVAMAHAAFQSTDRRAWETALTLGAAPWRAMVTLMHEVRFGLIAAIVAGFGRIIAEVGSSMMVGGNILHYTRNIPTAIALETSKGEFTQGIALGIVLLLLALVLNVTLTFVQGKGEITP
- a CDS encoding ABC transporter ATP-binding protein, coding for MKSQVHRLLLCYYHLHKRISGDPLFEIPELPLHEGECTVLSGRNGAGKTTLLKILAGISVPDQGYVEYHGKRYDWPQAGRYCRRHTIYLHQQPYMFNDTVAANIDYGLRLIGIQAPERRRRVEDVLEWGGLEHLATRDARVLSCGEKQRVALARAKVLSPRALLLDEPTASMDKEACEKAYFLIKRLCTEGLAIVVSAHEVYPIRRLAHRHLHLESGKLIDQTALGPPNYASTSSTIMNEEENGRPGHAITSNIAQTE
- the mobA gene encoding molybdenum cofactor guanylyltransferase; its protein translation is MPSERDVKEIITGVILAGGRAQRMGGCDKGLIKLLGKPLVEYVIRALKPQVAEMIINANRNRERYAAYGYPIIADLMDGFYGPLAGMASAMQAAKTPYIVTTPCDSPFVPSDLVKRLYGGIEEQAAEIAVAHNGERLQPVFALLDRNLQSSIIAYLKRGERKIDRWYEEHRLTIVDFSDQPNTFVNVNTPEDVETVESKLMQVR
- a CDS encoding molybdopterin molybdotransferase MoeA — encoded protein: MSKTGVAPKRSCKDDHDSNSLAVDEALSRITAAVRPVSESEVVPILSVLGRVLAEDVRSNINVPYSTNSAMDGYAVNAIDLPSAGTRELNVIGTAWAGKPFKHQVANGQCVRIMTGAAMPQGTDTVIIQEQADREGDVLRIGAGHRRGENVRQAGEDIAVNQVILSAGTRIMPAALGLLASLGSSEVRVKRRVRVAYFSTGDELRSVGEQLDEGTIFDSNRYTLYSMLTRLGTDALDLGVVRDRREDIRKALLDAVDKADVVITTGGVSVGEADLVKELLDVLGKVSFWNVAIKPGRPLAFGKIKNKNFFGLPGNPVSVMVTFYQFVQPALRRIAGERETKPLTIKVPCLSKLRKKPGRVEYQRGRLEPDDKGRLVVRKTGPQGSGILRSVAEANCFIVLPSERSSVEPKTLVDVQPFFGLV
- a CDS encoding molybdenum cofactor biosynthesis protein MoaE, which produces MRVELRDSQFNPWVELGRYQDVLTDKGTYGATAVFVGTMRDFNEGVHVISMFLEHYPGMTEKHLTEISEQAISRWDLLDTLVIHRVGEIQINEPIVLVAVWSAHRAPAFEACRFIVEDLKSRAPFWKREFLDEGIRWVEENTRR
- a CDS encoding MoaD/ThiS family protein, which gives rise to MAVTVKFFANLRERLGRSQEVIMPAGPLTVREVWDAVVEDESLPENILIAVNMEYARPDAEVGDGDEVAFFPPVTGG
- the moaC gene encoding cyclic pyranopterin monophosphate synthase MoaC; translated protein: MAKLTHFNRKGEAQMVDVGTKTATRRVAIAEGQILMHPETVRLIREGGHKKGDVLAVARIAGIMAAKKTAELIPLCHPLMLTHVEVELQTRLQENCVHCQARVETHDKTGVEMEALSAVQTALLTVYDMCKSVDRGMTIESVRLIEKSGGSSGTWTRKEED
- a CDS encoding 4a-hydroxytetrahydrobiopterin dehydratase, with translation MAKMREVKEERVYTDQEVEAKLKDEVPKWYLEDGWIRRKYKTSGWKGTLMVINTVGHLAEAGFHHPDITASYAFVIVKLKNHAAKGITDKDFALAEKIESVVMWQPGSEDGSPLEGTPDDPRFKYIKYD
- a CDS encoding (5-formylfuran-3-yl)methyl phosphate synthase — encoded protein: MTGMLASVASLDEARIVLAGGADVIDLKDASQGALGAVATDLMRQVVSLVKRQCLVSATVGDLPMERDIVLPAVSNTAATGVDIVKVGFFAPHIGRDLLNGLRLEAHQGVRIVAVLFADIGIRLSTLSRLADMGVWGVMVDTAQKAKGSLRERISDDVLLQFVQEARACRLVCGLAGSLRSDDIVPLLALEPDYLGFRGALCTGGLRTAGLDEEAVAAIRARIREARGRPLGLRRAEGRLGAFERSMAYPQ